From a region of the Streptacidiphilus albus JL83 genome:
- a CDS encoding alpha-galactosidase codes for MTLVSYDPAARLWLLSTAGSSYAIRLDEDDVLRQVHWGRPLTLEQALTAAAVPAAAPGSSFDGITGEEYPAEGGARFGLPSLQLRHADGSRGVHWQYLGHGIETGAAAPEASPAVGEEGTRPCELTIRFRDRHYPLELDLHYRLRPSSEVLERRAVLRHTESESEPWGEPVRLLRMDAACWTLPPLPDYRLSHVTGGWSSEGRLRRTSIPVAETVLTSRRGITSHQANPWLMLDDGSATEDSGEVWSTALAWSGSWRITVQRAPEGVVSCTGGSGHEGLVVRLLPGDSWETPVFAGQYAQDGFGGASRAWHRHIADHVLPRAAELRPVLYNSWEATGFRVSEQNQLQLAAKAAELGVELFVMDDGWFGARRDDTAGLGDWTPSAEAFPDGLGPLVAEVRRLGMRFGLWVEPEMVNPDSDLYREHPDWVLRQPHRERSTLRNQLVLDLARPEVAAWAHARLDALVSEYAVNYLKWDMNRPFTDAGRPGHPDPDRLWFDHVHAVHALMARLRSDHPGLRIEACAGGGGRVDLGVLAHADSAWTSDNTDALDRIGIQHGYSQLYPARTMSAWVTDSPNPLTGRSLPLAFRFHVAMAGALGIGGDLRSWTEAELRQAADLVARYKRIRPVVQQGAQYRHRNAVQHVLGEESVLIAWQLPVPHGVPIPPLRLAALDPAARYRDQETGRLHEGALLLARGLDVRLDLGLTGDFSSTVVHLRREGG; via the coding sequence ATGACCTTGGTGAGCTACGACCCGGCCGCCCGGCTGTGGCTGCTCAGCACCGCCGGCAGCTCCTACGCGATCCGCCTCGACGAGGACGACGTCCTCCGCCAGGTCCACTGGGGCCGACCGCTCACCCTGGAGCAGGCCCTGACCGCTGCCGCCGTCCCCGCCGCCGCGCCGGGCAGCAGTTTCGACGGCATCACCGGCGAGGAGTACCCCGCCGAGGGCGGGGCCCGCTTCGGTCTGCCGTCGCTCCAGCTGCGCCATGCCGACGGGAGCCGGGGCGTCCACTGGCAGTACCTGGGGCACGGGATCGAGACCGGCGCGGCGGCACCGGAGGCGTCGCCGGCGGTGGGGGAAGAAGGCACGCGCCCCTGTGAGTTGACGATCCGTTTCCGCGACCGCCACTACCCGCTGGAACTCGACCTCCACTACCGCCTGCGCCCCAGCAGCGAGGTGCTGGAACGCCGGGCGGTGCTGCGGCACACCGAGTCCGAGTCCGAACCCTGGGGCGAGCCGGTCCGTCTGCTGCGCATGGACGCCGCCTGCTGGACCCTGCCGCCCCTGCCGGACTACCGGCTCAGCCATGTGACCGGAGGCTGGAGCAGCGAGGGTCGGCTGCGCCGGACCTCGATCCCGGTCGCCGAGACCGTCCTCACCAGTCGGCGCGGCATCACCAGCCACCAGGCCAACCCCTGGCTCATGCTCGACGACGGCAGCGCCACCGAGGACAGCGGCGAGGTCTGGAGCACCGCCCTGGCCTGGAGCGGGAGTTGGCGGATCACCGTGCAGCGCGCCCCGGAGGGGGTCGTCTCCTGCACCGGCGGTTCCGGCCACGAGGGACTGGTCGTCCGACTGCTGCCGGGCGACAGCTGGGAGACCCCGGTCTTCGCCGGCCAGTACGCCCAGGACGGCTTCGGCGGTGCCAGCCGCGCCTGGCACCGCCACATCGCCGACCATGTCCTGCCCCGGGCGGCGGAGCTGCGGCCGGTGCTCTACAACTCCTGGGAGGCCACCGGCTTCCGGGTCAGTGAGCAGAACCAGCTGCAACTGGCCGCCAAGGCGGCCGAACTGGGAGTCGAACTGTTCGTCATGGACGACGGCTGGTTCGGCGCCAGACGCGACGACACCGCGGGCCTGGGCGACTGGACCCCCTCCGCCGAGGCCTTCCCCGACGGACTGGGCCCGCTGGTCGCCGAGGTCCGGCGGCTCGGGATGCGCTTCGGGCTCTGGGTGGAGCCGGAGATGGTCAACCCCGACAGCGACCTCTACCGGGAGCACCCCGACTGGGTCCTCCGCCAGCCGCACCGCGAACGGTCCACCCTGCGCAACCAGTTGGTGCTCGACCTCGCCCGCCCCGAGGTCGCCGCCTGGGCCCACGCCCGTCTGGACGCCCTGGTGTCCGAGTACGCCGTCAACTACCTCAAGTGGGACATGAACCGCCCGTTCACCGATGCGGGCCGACCCGGCCACCCCGACCCGGACCGGCTCTGGTTCGACCACGTCCACGCCGTGCACGCGCTGATGGCGCGGCTCCGGTCCGACCATCCGGGCCTGCGGATCGAGGCCTGCGCGGGCGGCGGCGGCCGGGTCGACCTCGGCGTCCTCGCCCACGCCGACTCGGCCTGGACCTCGGACAACACCGACGCCCTGGACCGGATCGGCATCCAGCACGGCTACAGCCAGCTCTACCCGGCCCGCACCATGTCGGCCTGGGTCACCGACAGCCCCAACCCGTTGACCGGTCGCTCGCTCCCGCTGGCCTTCCGCTTCCACGTCGCCATGGCGGGCGCCCTCGGTATCGGCGGCGACCTGCGCAGCTGGACGGAGGCCGAACTCCGGCAGGCGGCCGACCTGGTGGCCCGCTACAAGCGGATCCGGCCCGTCGTCCAGCAGGGTGCGCAGTACCGGCACCGGAACGCGGTCCAGCACGTCCTGGGCGAGGAATCGGTGCTCATCGCCTGGCAGTTGCCGGTCCCGCACGGCGTCCCGATCCCCCCGCTGCGGCTGGCCGCGCTCGACCCGGCCGCCCGCTACCGCGACCAGGAGACCGGCCGCCTCCACGAGGGGGCCCTGCTGCTGGCCCGGGGCCTGGACGTCAGGCTGGACCTCGGCCTGACCGGCGACTTCAGCAGCACCGTCGTCCATCTGCGCCGGGAGGGCGGCTGA
- a CDS encoding GNAT family N-acetyltransferase has translation MRPAGADDIEQAAELRAVVMRADLERLGRYDGDRVRQRLRNSFSPGHSSVITHDGAFIGCVTLRPAGTGGLLLEHFYLDPLHQGRGLGAAVLRTLLARADAAGEPVRLQVLQGSAARRLYERHGFVLESEDPVDVFMLRPPVPTAG, from the coding sequence CTGCGCCCGGCCGGCGCGGACGACATCGAGCAGGCTGCCGAGCTCAGGGCCGTGGTGATGCGAGCAGACCTGGAGCGGCTCGGCCGCTACGACGGCGACCGGGTGCGCCAGCGGCTGCGCAACTCCTTCTCCCCGGGCCACAGTTCGGTCATCACGCACGACGGGGCCTTCATCGGCTGCGTCACCCTCCGCCCTGCCGGAACCGGCGGGCTGCTGCTGGAGCACTTCTACCTCGACCCGCTCCACCAGGGCCGGGGGCTCGGCGCCGCCGTGCTGCGGACGCTGCTGGCGCGGGCGGACGCGGCCGGCGAACCGGTCCGGCTCCAGGTCCTCCAGGGCAGCGCCGCCCGTCGGCTCTACGAGCGCCACGGCTTCGTCCTGGAGTCCGAGGACCCGGTCGACGTCTTCATGCTGCGGCCGCCGGTCCCCACGGCCGGATGA
- a CDS encoding ScbR family autoregulator-binding transcription factor, whose translation MLKQQRAIQTRRTVLDAAARVFAANGYLATSLSQILAEAGVTKGALYFHFASKEDLARAVVLEQFAPIEDPDATELPSGAEALQAAIDLTHQIARSLMDDPMMQASIRLVIEQSAFLDEPDAGPYLGWISLFQGLFTEAQRVGDIRAESDPATLARIVIGSFTGIQLVSGVLDGRTELPQRIGDLWELVLPGLVPPRRRARFRARPQPDVLARPMKAALSR comes from the coding sequence GTGCTCAAACAACAACGCGCCATCCAGACCCGGCGGACGGTACTGGACGCCGCCGCCCGGGTCTTCGCCGCCAACGGCTACCTCGCCACCAGCCTGAGCCAGATCCTCGCCGAGGCCGGGGTCACCAAGGGTGCGCTCTACTTCCACTTCGCGTCCAAGGAGGACCTCGCCCGCGCCGTCGTGCTGGAGCAGTTCGCGCCGATCGAGGACCCGGACGCGACGGAGCTCCCCAGCGGCGCGGAGGCGCTCCAGGCCGCGATCGACCTCACCCACCAGATCGCCCGCTCGCTGATGGACGACCCGATGATGCAGGCGAGCATCCGACTGGTGATCGAGCAGAGCGCCTTCCTGGACGAACCCGACGCCGGTCCGTACCTCGGCTGGATCTCGCTCTTCCAGGGGCTGTTCACCGAGGCGCAGCGGGTCGGCGACATCCGCGCCGAGTCCGACCCGGCCACTCTGGCCCGCATCGTCATCGGCTCGTTCACCGGAATCCAGCTGGTCTCCGGCGTCCTGGACGGCCGGACCGAGCTGCCCCAGCGGATCGGCGACCTGTGGGAGCTCGTCCTGCCCGGCCTGGTGCCACCGCGCCGCCGCGCCAGATTCCGGGCCAGGCCGCAGCCCGACGTCCTCGCCCGGCCGATGAAGGCCGCGCTGAGTCGCTGA
- the msrB gene encoding peptide-methionine (R)-S-oxide reductase MsrB: protein MSYEIEKTDAEWREELTPQEYHVLREAGTERPGVGEYTDTKTVGVYSCRACGNELFSSETKFDSHCGWPSYFSPLAEDRVQYIEDTTMGMRRVEVRCARCGSHLGHVFEGEGYNTPTDQRYCINSISLKLRPAGE from the coding sequence ATGTCCTACGAGATCGAGAAGACCGACGCGGAGTGGCGCGAGGAGCTCACCCCGCAGGAGTACCACGTGCTGCGCGAGGCCGGCACGGAGCGGCCCGGCGTCGGCGAGTACACCGACACCAAGACCGTCGGCGTCTACTCCTGCCGTGCCTGCGGCAACGAACTGTTCAGCTCCGAGACCAAGTTCGACAGCCACTGCGGCTGGCCGAGCTACTTCTCGCCGCTCGCCGAGGACCGGGTCCAGTACATCGAGGACACCACCATGGGCATGCGCCGGGTCGAGGTCCGCTGCGCCCGCTGCGGCTCCCACCTCGGCCACGTCTTCGAGGGCGAGGGCTACAACACCCCGACCGACCAGCGCTACTGCATCAACAGCATCTCGCTGAAGCTCCGGCCCGCCGGGGAGTGA
- the murC gene encoding UDP-N-acetylmuramate--L-alanine ligase: MSPTDLSAPHFIGIGGAGMSGLAKILALRGAQVSGSDAKESTVVLALKQLGAEVSVGHTAEHVPAGASCIVVSSAIRDTNPELVAGRERGLPVIHRADALAALMVGRRALAVAGTHGKTTTTSMLAVSLGALGLDPSYAIGGDLDEPGSNAHHGTGEIFVAEADESDRSFQKYSPEVAVVLNVELDHHANYASMVEIYESFEAFVARIVPGGTLVVSADHPGARELTARVSARPDLRIVTVGESADATLRVLRVTPHGMTSEVTVLVDDAELTFTVSVPGRHYAHNAVSALAAGIALGVPAAELAPALSSYTGVRRRLQLKGEEAGVQVIDSYAHHPTEIAADLEAIRSAAGDGRVLAVFQPHLFSRTQQLGTEMGEALSLADTVVVLDIYPAREDPVPGVTSELVIDAARSHGTDTLSARTLAEVPELIAGMAKQGDLVLTMGAGDVTTLGPEILARLAAPTGRS; encoded by the coding sequence GTGAGCCCTACTGACCTCTCCGCACCCCACTTCATCGGGATCGGTGGCGCAGGCATGTCCGGCCTCGCCAAGATCCTCGCCCTGCGTGGGGCCCAGGTCTCCGGGAGCGACGCCAAGGAGTCGACCGTCGTACTGGCGCTGAAGCAGCTCGGCGCCGAGGTCTCCGTCGGCCACACCGCCGAGCACGTGCCGGCCGGGGCCAGCTGCATCGTCGTCTCCAGCGCCATCCGCGACACCAACCCGGAGCTGGTCGCCGGACGTGAGCGGGGTCTGCCGGTGATCCACCGCGCCGACGCCCTGGCCGCGCTGATGGTGGGCCGCCGCGCCCTAGCCGTGGCCGGCACCCACGGCAAGACCACCACCACCAGCATGCTCGCGGTCAGCCTCGGCGCCCTCGGCCTGGACCCCTCCTACGCCATCGGCGGCGACCTGGACGAGCCCGGCAGCAACGCCCACCACGGCACCGGCGAGATCTTCGTCGCCGAGGCCGACGAGAGCGACCGCAGCTTCCAGAAGTACTCCCCCGAGGTCGCGGTGGTCCTCAACGTGGAGCTCGACCACCACGCCAACTACGCGTCCATGGTCGAGATCTACGAGTCCTTCGAGGCCTTCGTGGCCCGGATCGTGCCCGGCGGGACGCTGGTCGTCTCGGCCGACCACCCGGGCGCCCGCGAGCTCACCGCCCGGGTCTCGGCCCGCCCCGACCTGCGGATCGTCACCGTCGGCGAGTCCGCGGACGCCACACTGCGCGTCCTCCGGGTCACCCCGCACGGGATGACCAGCGAGGTCACCGTCCTGGTCGACGATGCGGAACTGACCTTCACCGTCTCCGTGCCCGGCCGCCACTACGCCCACAACGCCGTCTCCGCGCTCGCCGCCGGGATCGCGCTCGGGGTGCCGGCCGCCGAGCTCGCCCCGGCGCTGAGCAGCTACACCGGTGTCCGCCGCCGGCTCCAGCTCAAGGGCGAGGAGGCCGGGGTCCAGGTCATCGACTCCTATGCGCACCACCCCACCGAGATCGCCGCCGACCTGGAGGCGATCCGCTCCGCCGCCGGCGACGGCCGGGTGCTGGCCGTCTTCCAACCGCACCTGTTCAGCCGCACCCAGCAGCTCGGCACCGAGATGGGCGAGGCCCTCTCGCTCGCCGACACCGTCGTGGTGCTCGACATCTACCCGGCACGCGAGGACCCGGTCCCCGGCGTCACCAGCGAGCTGGTGATCGACGCGGCCCGCAGCCACGGCACCGACACCCTGTCGGCCCGCACCCTGGCCGAGGTGCCCGAGCTGATCGCGGGAATGGCCAAGCAGGGCGACCTTGTTCTCACCATGGGCGCCGGCGACGTCACCACCCTCGGCCCGGAGATCCTGGCCCGCCTGGCCGCCCCCACCGGCCGCAGCTGA
- a CDS encoding pyrimidine reductase family protein has translation MRRLLPTGLDVTDLTTERTTAPASSTPDLSTLAGLAEVYAYPASTAASADGPGTPWLRANMVSSVDGAARLDGLSDGLSSEADKRIFGVLRALADVVLVGAETARAEGYRPARARAEFAEARAARGQAPAAVIAVVSRRLDLDLSLPLFTEPLSPTIVLTCSDAPATELAAVSRVADVIIAGEQQVEAAAAVAALAARGWTRLLAEGGPSLLGQLAAAGVLDELCLSLAPLLAAGDAPRIAHGHEALAERLDLVALLEEKGFLFARYTRSVAYAD, from the coding sequence ATGCGCCGACTGCTGCCTACGGGCCTTGATGTGACGGACCTCACCACCGAGCGCACCACCGCGCCGGCCTCCTCCACCCCGGATCTCTCCACCCTGGCGGGGCTGGCCGAGGTCTACGCCTACCCGGCGTCCACCGCCGCCTCGGCCGACGGCCCGGGGACCCCGTGGCTGCGCGCCAACATGGTCTCCAGCGTCGACGGCGCGGCCCGGCTGGACGGGCTGTCCGACGGGCTGTCCTCGGAGGCCGACAAGCGGATCTTCGGGGTGCTGCGGGCGCTGGCGGACGTCGTCCTGGTCGGCGCGGAGACCGCCCGGGCCGAGGGCTACCGCCCGGCGCGCGCCCGCGCGGAGTTCGCCGAAGCGCGCGCCGCGCGCGGGCAGGCCCCCGCAGCGGTGATCGCCGTGGTCTCGCGCCGACTGGACCTCGACCTCAGCCTGCCGCTGTTCACCGAGCCGCTCTCCCCCACCATCGTGCTGACCTGCTCGGACGCTCCGGCCACGGAGCTGGCGGCGGTCTCCCGGGTGGCCGATGTGATCATCGCCGGGGAGCAGCAGGTGGAGGCGGCGGCGGCGGTCGCGGCGCTCGCCGCGCGCGGCTGGACCCGGCTGCTGGCCGAGGGCGGCCCGAGCCTGCTCGGGCAGCTGGCGGCGGCCGGGGTCCTGGACGAGCTCTGCCTCTCGCTGGCGCCGCTGCTGGCCGCCGGTGACGCACCTCGGATCGCACATGGGCACGAGGCACTGGCAGAACGGCTGGATCTTGTTGCGCTACTTGAGGAGAAAGGTTTCCTCTTTGCTCGATACACCCGTAGCGTGGCGTATGCCGATTAG